CCTTGGGGAAGGCGGTGTGGGTGGCGTTCCACTCCCCGTAGGAGTCGAAGTCGGTGAGCCGCTCCCAGACCTTCGCGGCCGGTGCCTCGATGCGGGCCTGTGCGGTGACTTCGGCCATGCGATCACCCCTTCGGTGACGATCCCCGGCTGGTGCCGCGGAACGTATCCCCGCCGGGGTGAAGGTTCAATAGCGAGGACCTGCCATTGCTGATGAGGCGTCAGATTTCGGGGGCGGGGTGGCCGTGGCAGAGGGGCGGTCGTCCCGTCCCCGTATGTCCGGCCTCCACGATTCCCCTGCATCTCCTCCGCAAGGATGAGATCGGGTGTGGCCGTGCGCAACCAGCGTGGGAGACACAAATGCTTCCCGCCGGTGATGCTCCGGCATCCAGAGGCTGGTGGGGTGGGTGCTGTGCAAAACCGTACTGCGTACAGTGGGGGCGAGAGCCCCGCCCCGGAGGACCTCGCCACACAGCTCACCGTCGAGCTCGCGTCGGTCGTATCCGCTGCCCGCAGGCGGGCCACCCGCGACGGCGACCGGCAGGTCGACACCGCGCATCTGCTGCACGGCCTCCTGGAATGGGATCCCGCCGTACGCGATGTCTTCGACGGCGCACCGCAGGTCGCCCGGCTGCTCGGCTACCTCGTCCAGCGCAGCATCGGCTACGGACTCCAATGGCACGGCACCGTCGAGGATTCCGGTGCGGTCCCCGTGGTTGCCGAGGGCGCCGTGCCCGGATGGTCGCCGGCCGCGGCCGCCGCCATGGACGGTGCCCTGGACCGCGCCCATGCCCGCTACGCCACCCGCGCGGGCTGCCTCGACCTGCTCGCCGCGCTGGTGGACGACCCCGAATCGCGGGCCGTCGAGGTGCTGCGACGGGCCTCCGTCGACA
This genomic stretch from Streptomyces nigrescens harbors:
- a CDS encoding Clp protease N-terminal domain-containing protein — protein: MQNRTAYSGGESPAPEDLATQLTVELASVVSAARRRATRDGDRQVDTAHLLHGLLEWDPAVRDVFDGAPQVARLLGYLVQRSIGYGLQWHGTVEDSGAVPVVAEGAVPGWSPAAAAAMDGALDRAHARYATRAGCLDLLAALVDDPESRAVEVLRRASVDTARLAGRLDGERPGQD